A stretch of the Pseudomonas sp. ACM7 genome encodes the following:
- a CDS encoding methyl-accepting chemotaxis protein, giving the protein MQAMQQMGAGLSSIVSGLQAGIEQLASSAQSLSAVTEQTNLEVSSQKEETEQVATAMNQMTATVHDVARNAEEAAQAAQTADGKVESGQQVVRQSMARIEQLADSATSASSSIESLSAEIQNIGTVLSVIKSVAEQTNLLALNAAIEAARAGEQGRGFAVVADEVRALAKRTQQSTEEIERLVSALRSAAQSSVQQIQNSGELVKLAVSDALQTESALGSIAAAVSLIQQMNQQIAAAAEEQSSVAEEINRSVTSIRASADQSSLAMQGNAASSIELAQLGVELKGMVGHFRL; this is encoded by the coding sequence ATGCAGGCCATGCAGCAGATGGGCGCAGGGCTTAGCAGTATTGTCAGCGGTTTGCAGGCGGGTATCGAACAGTTGGCCAGTTCAGCGCAGTCACTGTCGGCGGTGACCGAGCAGACCAATCTTGAAGTCAGCAGCCAGAAGGAAGAAACCGAACAGGTCGCTACCGCGATGAATCAGATGACCGCCACCGTGCACGACGTTGCGCGTAACGCGGAGGAAGCCGCTCAGGCGGCGCAGACGGCGGACGGCAAGGTTGAAAGTGGTCAGCAGGTGGTGCGCCAGAGCATGGCGCGGATCGAGCAGTTGGCGGATTCAGCCACCTCGGCCAGTTCGAGCATCGAAAGTTTGAGTGCGGAAATCCAGAACATCGGCACAGTGCTGAGCGTCATCAAGAGTGTGGCTGAACAGACCAATCTGTTGGCCCTCAACGCCGCGATCGAGGCGGCTCGAGCCGGCGAGCAGGGCAGGGGCTTTGCGGTAGTCGCCGATGAAGTGCGGGCCCTGGCCAAGCGTACTCAACAATCGACCGAGGAGATTGAACGACTGGTGAGCGCCTTGCGTTCGGCGGCTCAGTCTTCTGTTCAGCAAATTCAGAACAGTGGCGAGCTGGTGAAGCTGGCGGTGAGTGATGCGTTGCAGACTGAGAGTGCGCTGGGGAGTATTGCAGCAGCAGTGTCTTTGATTCAGCAGATGAACCAGCAGATTGCAGCGGCTGCCGAGGAGCAGAGTTCGGTGGCTGAGGAGATTAATCGCAGTGTCACGAGTATTCGGGCCAGTGCGGATCAGTCTTCGTTGGCGATGCAGGGGAATGCGGCTTCCAGTATTGAGTTGGCGCAGTTGGGGGTTGAGTTGAAGGGGATGGTGGGGCACTTTCGGCTTTGA
- a CDS encoding NADP-dependent oxidoreductase, with product MTTQTNRQFLLAKRPVGAATRETFTYQEVPVGEPAAGQILVKNEYLSLDPAMRGWMNEGKSYIPPVGIGEVMRALGVGKVVASNNPGFAVGDYVNGALGVQDYFLGEPRGFYKVDPKLAPLPRYLSALGMTGMTAYFALLDVGAPKAGDTVVLSGAAGAVGSIAGQIAKIKGCRVVGIAGGADKCQFLIDELGFDGAIDYKNEDVHAGLKRECPKGVDVYFDNVGGDILDAVLSRLAMKARVVICGAISQYNNKEAVKGPANYLALLVNRARMEGFVVMDYAAQFAAAGQEMAGWMAKGQLKSKEDIVEGLETFPETLMKLFSGENFGKLVLKV from the coding sequence ATGACTACCCAGACCAATCGCCAGTTCCTGCTCGCCAAACGTCCGGTGGGCGCGGCGACCCGCGAGACCTTCACCTATCAAGAAGTACCGGTCGGCGAACCGGCTGCGGGTCAGATCCTGGTCAAAAACGAATACCTGTCCCTGGACCCCGCCATGCGTGGCTGGATGAACGAGGGCAAGTCCTACATCCCGCCGGTCGGTATCGGCGAAGTCATGCGCGCATTGGGCGTAGGCAAAGTCGTTGCCTCGAATAATCCGGGTTTCGCGGTCGGGGACTACGTCAACGGTGCCTTGGGGGTGCAGGATTACTTCCTCGGCGAGCCACGAGGTTTCTACAAGGTCGATCCGAAACTGGCGCCTCTGCCGCGCTATCTGTCGGCGCTGGGCATGACCGGGATGACCGCCTATTTCGCCCTGCTCGATGTCGGCGCGCCTAAGGCGGGTGACACCGTGGTGTTGTCAGGTGCTGCGGGTGCGGTGGGCAGCATTGCCGGGCAGATCGCCAAGATCAAAGGTTGCCGGGTAGTCGGCATTGCCGGGGGCGCGGACAAGTGCCAGTTCCTGATCGACGAACTGGGTTTTGACGGTGCCATCGATTACAAAAACGAAGACGTCCACGCCGGTCTCAAGCGCGAATGTCCGAAAGGTGTCGATGTGTATTTCGATAACGTCGGCGGCGATATCCTCGACGCGGTGTTGAGTCGCCTGGCCATGAAAGCGCGGGTGGTGATCTGTGGCGCCATCAGCCAGTACAACAACAAGGAAGCGGTCAAAGGCCCGGCCAACTACCTGGCGTTGCTGGTCAACCGCGCGCGGATGGAAGGTTTTGTGGTGATGGACTATGCCGCACAGTTCGCCGCCGCCGGACAGGAAATGGCCGGCTGGATGGCCAAGGGGCAGCTCAAGAGCAAGGAAGATATTGTTGAAGGACTGGAGACGTTCCCGGAGACGCTGATGAAGTTGTTCAGCGGCGAGAATTTCGGGAAGTTGGTGCTGAAGGTTTAA
- a CDS encoding response regulator → MHNLHAPVNDDQKAPDDDKRWSIRALIVDDDVPIRELMIDYLARFNIHASGVTDGAAMRLALHAEHFDVVVLDLMLPGEDGLSLCRWLRAESDIPILMLTARCEPTDRIIGLELGADDYMAKPFEPRELVARIQTILRRVRDDRTEQRANIRFDNWRLNSVLRQLIAADGLVVPLSNAEFRLLWVFIERPRRVLSREQLLDAARGRSIEAFDRSIDLLVSRLRQKLGDDPKAPQLIKTVRGEGYLFDARDIG, encoded by the coding sequence ATGCACAACCTCCACGCACCTGTGAACGACGATCAAAAAGCGCCCGACGACGACAAACGCTGGAGCATTCGCGCCCTGATCGTCGACGATGACGTCCCGATCCGCGAACTGATGATCGACTATCTGGCCCGGTTCAACATTCACGCCAGCGGCGTCACCGATGGCGCCGCGATGCGCCTGGCGCTGCACGCGGAGCATTTCGACGTGGTGGTGCTCGACCTGATGCTGCCCGGCGAAGACGGTTTGTCACTGTGCCGCTGGCTACGCGCCGAATCGGACATCCCGATTCTGATGCTCACTGCCCGCTGCGAGCCGACCGACCGGATCATCGGCCTGGAACTGGGCGCCGACGACTATATGGCCAAGCCGTTCGAACCGCGAGAATTGGTGGCGCGCATCCAGACTATCCTGCGCCGGGTGCGCGACGATCGCACTGAACAACGGGCGAACATCCGTTTCGACAACTGGCGCCTGAACAGCGTGCTGCGTCAGTTGATCGCCGCTGATGGCCTGGTGGTGCCGCTGTCCAACGCCGAGTTCCGTTTGCTCTGGGTGTTCATCGAACGTCCGCGCCGGGTACTCAGCCGCGAACAACTGCTGGACGCCGCTCGCGGTCGCTCGATCGAAGCCTTTGATCGCAGCATCGACTTGCTGGTCTCGCGCTTGCGCCAGAAACTTGGTGATGACCCGAAAGCCCCGCAGCTGATCAAGACCGTTCGCGGTGAGGGTTATCTGTTCGACGCCAGAGACATCGGTTGA
- a CDS encoding PLP-dependent aminotransferase family protein, whose protein sequence is MELRIDRQALVPVVQQIVDALACWLCRGEVPPGTRLPSVRQIARINLLSQSSVVEACERLVAQGVLASHHGAGFIVAMPALAAQGQQDCPWFEGAEKKQCGTSGELKLGCGGLPESWRETDDLSYAIRQVCRTDMAGLFNYSTPLGLPALRQQIHKRLKQLDILVEESRILTTAGASQGLDLIVRTLFKPGDCVVVENPGYSLLFDLLRLHGVSMIEVPRTPRGPDIEALEALLVKYRPCGIFINSFYHNPTGSSLAPAVAQRVLQLAKTYGLLVIEDDVYADLHSGPGTRLAALGVDDNVIYVGSYSKTLSSSLRVGFVVAGAGVISQLAEVKMISSMGASRFCESVLASLLASGAYRKLVQRQRQRLSNDREAALQVLEDAEWEVFGKPVGGLFIWARSRMSDYAQVRKQAQRFGVLLSSATAFSPTAEASDWQRINVAYACDPRARAFFQATALDRPQAF, encoded by the coding sequence ATGGAGTTGAGAATCGATCGACAGGCATTGGTGCCGGTCGTACAGCAAATCGTCGACGCGCTAGCCTGCTGGCTTTGCCGTGGCGAGGTGCCACCGGGGACGCGTTTGCCTTCCGTGCGGCAAATCGCCCGGATCAATTTGCTCAGTCAGTCCAGCGTCGTTGAGGCCTGTGAGCGTCTGGTGGCTCAAGGGGTGCTGGCGTCGCATCATGGCGCCGGTTTCATTGTCGCCATGCCAGCGCTGGCCGCTCAGGGGCAACAGGATTGCCCCTGGTTCGAGGGGGCAGAAAAGAAGCAGTGCGGCACTTCGGGCGAACTCAAACTGGGGTGTGGCGGACTGCCCGAGAGCTGGCGCGAAACTGACGACCTGAGCTACGCGATCCGCCAGGTCTGCCGCACCGACATGGCCGGTCTGTTCAACTACAGCACGCCGCTGGGCCTGCCAGCCTTGCGCCAGCAGATCCACAAGCGCCTGAAACAGCTCGATATCCTGGTGGAGGAAAGTCGGATCCTGACAACGGCGGGGGCCAGTCAGGGGCTGGACCTGATCGTGCGGACCTTGTTCAAGCCGGGTGATTGCGTGGTGGTGGAGAATCCCGGTTATTCCTTGCTGTTCGACCTGCTCAGGCTGCACGGTGTCAGCATGATCGAGGTGCCGCGAACCCCGCGCGGGCCGGACATTGAAGCGCTTGAGGCGCTGCTGGTTAAGTACAGACCTTGCGGGATCTTCATCAATAGCTTCTATCACAATCCCACTGGCAGCAGCCTGGCGCCGGCGGTGGCGCAGCGTGTTCTGCAACTGGCCAAAACCTATGGCCTTCTGGTAATCGAGGATGACGTCTATGCGGATTTGCACAGCGGCCCCGGTACGCGCCTCGCTGCGTTGGGTGTCGATGACAACGTGATCTACGTCGGCAGCTACTCCAAAACCCTCAGCAGTTCGTTGCGGGTCGGTTTTGTAGTGGCCGGCGCCGGGGTTATTTCGCAGCTGGCCGAGGTCAAAATGATCAGCAGCATGGGCGCTTCACGGTTTTGCGAGTCGGTGCTGGCAAGCCTTTTAGCCAGCGGTGCCTACCGCAAATTGGTCCAGCGCCAGCGCCAGCGTTTGAGCAATGACAGGGAGGCTGCGTTGCAAGTGCTTGAAGACGCCGAATGGGAGGTTTTCGGTAAGCCGGTTGGAGGCCTGTTCATCTGGGCGCGATCGCGGATGTCCGACTACGCTCAGGTGCGCAAACAAGCCCAGCGCTTCGGTGTCCTGTTGTCTTCTGCGACGGCATTCAGTCCCACCGCAGAGGCCAGTGACTGGCAGCGTATCAATGTGGCCTATGCCTGTGATCCGCGAGCCCGGGCGTTTTTTCAGGCCACCGCTCTGGATCGACCTCAAGCGTTCTGA
- the xopAW gene encoding XopAW family type III secretion system calcium-binding effector: MIGSVSSYTSYTSTSSTTTSTARSQQFQKELLAKLDSNSDGAVDQDELKSALSQKTDDGLLVSLSKNFADLDSDESGSLSSEEMAAMAPPPPPPRDQAPNTELADALISALDADGDGAISSDELSNGLASAGSSADSTEIFSALDKNEDGSVSQDELAASLAPPPPPPQQVSSDELFSQLDADSDGSVSATELTSALQTSSISSTSTDTSAALLKVLDRDSNGGVCSDELKAALQAGRERNTDSSTAQSNVTEALNKMIADLSKQYSLDNVATVGKYLNVAT; the protein is encoded by the coding sequence ATGATCGGCAGCGTCAGCAGTTACACGAGCTATACCAGCACCAGCAGCACCACCACCAGCACCGCCCGCAGCCAGCAATTTCAGAAAGAATTGCTCGCCAAACTCGACAGCAACAGCGATGGCGCGGTGGATCAGGATGAACTCAAGAGCGCCCTGTCGCAGAAAACCGACGACGGCCTGCTGGTCAGCCTGAGCAAGAATTTCGCCGACCTGGACAGCGACGAAAGCGGCAGCCTGAGCAGTGAAGAAATGGCCGCGATGGCCCCTCCTCCGCCACCGCCACGGGATCAGGCACCGAACACCGAACTGGCTGACGCGCTGATCAGCGCCCTGGACGCCGACGGTGACGGCGCCATCAGCAGCGATGAACTGAGTAACGGCCTGGCCAGCGCCGGCAGCAGTGCCGACAGCACAGAAATCTTCTCGGCCCTGGACAAGAACGAAGACGGCTCCGTCAGCCAGGACGAACTCGCCGCCAGCCTCGCCCCGCCTCCGCCGCCACCTCAACAAGTGTCCAGCGATGAACTGTTCAGCCAGCTCGATGCGGACAGCGACGGCAGTGTCAGCGCCACCGAACTGACCAGCGCGTTGCAGACCAGCAGCATCTCATCGACCAGCACCGACACCAGCGCCGCGTTGCTCAAAGTGCTGGATAGAGACAGCAATGGCGGTGTCTGCAGCGACGAGTTGAAAGCGGCGTTGCAAGCCGGCCGCGAGCGAAACACCGACAGTTCCACCGCTCAGTCGAACGTGACCGAAGCCCTGAATAAAATGATCGCCGACCTGAGCAAGCAGTACTCGCTCGACAACGTGGCGACCGTGGGCAAATACCTGAACGTCGCGACCTGA
- a CDS encoding AI-2E family transporter — MINNDRLLVQILLLVLFGASFWVMAPFWSALFWGAVLAFASWPLMRLLTRLLNGRESLAAAVLTLGWMLLVALPLVWLGFNLADHVRDATAFIKDVQVDGLPEAPTWLGSIPLVGERLVGVWNSIDQQGAAMMLAVKPYLGQVGNWLLARSAQIGGGILELTLSIVFVFFFYRDGPRLAAFVHGLLERLIGDRAGYYIELVAGTVQRVVNGVIGTAAAQAVLALIGFLIAGVPGALVLGIVTFLLSLIPMGPPLVWIPATAWLAWKGEYGMAVFLGIWGTFIISGVDNVLKPYLISRGGNLPLVIVLLGVFGGLIAFGFIGLFIGPTLLAVAYSLLNDWSKSQARVEDRRP, encoded by the coding sequence ATGATCAATAACGATCGGCTGTTGGTGCAGATCCTGCTCCTGGTGCTGTTTGGCGCGAGCTTCTGGGTGATGGCGCCGTTCTGGTCGGCGCTGTTCTGGGGTGCGGTGCTGGCGTTTGCCAGCTGGCCGCTGATGCGTTTGCTGACGCGTTTGCTCAATGGTCGCGAATCTCTGGCGGCCGCAGTGCTGACGCTGGGCTGGATGTTGCTGGTGGCGTTGCCGTTGGTCTGGCTGGGGTTCAACCTCGCGGACCATGTGCGCGATGCCACGGCGTTCATCAAGGATGTGCAGGTCGACGGGTTGCCGGAAGCGCCGACCTGGCTGGGCAGTATTCCCTTGGTGGGCGAGCGGCTGGTGGGGGTCTGGAACAGCATTGATCAGCAGGGCGCGGCGATGATGCTGGCGGTCAAACCTTATCTGGGTCAGGTCGGCAATTGGTTGCTGGCGCGCAGTGCGCAGATTGGCGGCGGGATACTTGAGCTGACGTTGAGTATCGTCTTCGTGTTCTTTTTCTACCGTGACGGGCCGCGTCTGGCGGCGTTTGTTCACGGGTTGCTGGAACGTCTGATTGGTGACCGTGCCGGGTATTACATCGAATTGGTGGCGGGCACGGTGCAGCGGGTGGTGAACGGTGTGATCGGGACGGCAGCGGCCCAGGCGGTTCTGGCGTTGATCGGGTTCTTGATTGCCGGGGTGCCCGGGGCGCTGGTGCTGGGGATCGTCACGTTTTTGTTGAGCCTGATTCCGATGGGGCCGCCGCTGGTGTGGATTCCGGCCACGGCGTGGCTGGCCTGGAAGGGTGAGTACGGGATGGCGGTGTTTCTCGGAATTTGGGGGACGTTCATCATCAGTGGCGTCGACAACGTGCTCAAACCGTACCTGATCAGCCGGGGCGGGAATTTGCCGTTGGTGATTGTGCTGCTCGGGGTGTTTGGCGGGTTGATTGCCTTTGGGTTTATTGGTTTGTTTATCGGCCCGACGTTGTTGGCGGTGGCCTACAGCCTGCTGAACGACTGGAGCAAGAGTCAGGCTCGGGTTGAGGATCGCCGGCCCTGA
- a CDS encoding DUF4892 domain-containing protein yields MRSLSLLSLCCFSPLLFAADVPGSQDLPIVPRMADAQIVDYRPVTELERIYPLGSIRKISGQLRFDGQVAARGQTTSVTYELPPEHSSTEAFTAAREALQKQDAQLLFWCQARDCGESSLWANDVFGNAKLYGADDQQAFLLLRLAAPQDNTLVALYSITRGNRKAYLHVEQFDAAAPLGDLLPTSATLLRELKSTGELDFPKFTGDPDDAWLRLISRGLNLDTTLRVSVSGPKAEAWRQALIGQGVRTARMEAGSVEGAGLHIELLR; encoded by the coding sequence ATGCGTTCACTCAGTCTGCTGTCGCTGTGTTGTTTCAGTCCGCTGTTATTTGCCGCCGATGTCCCGGGCAGTCAGGACCTGCCGATCGTGCCGCGTATGGCCGATGCGCAGATCGTCGACTATCGTCCGGTCACCGAACTTGAGCGGATCTATCCACTGGGTTCGATCCGCAAAATCAGCGGCCAGTTGCGCTTTGACGGCCAGGTCGCTGCCCGAGGGCAAACCACTTCGGTGACCTACGAGTTGCCGCCGGAGCATTCCTCCACCGAGGCTTTCACCGCCGCTCGTGAAGCCTTGCAGAAGCAGGACGCCCAATTGCTGTTCTGGTGCCAGGCCCGTGATTGCGGCGAAAGCAGCCTGTGGGCCAATGATGTCTTCGGCAATGCCAAGCTCTATGGCGCTGATGATCAGCAAGCGTTTTTGCTGTTGCGCCTGGCGGCCCCACAGGACAACACGCTGGTGGCGCTTTACAGCATCACGCGCGGCAATCGCAAAGCTTATCTGCACGTCGAACAGTTCGACGCCGCTGCGCCGCTGGGCGATTTGCTGCCGACCTCTGCAACCTTGCTTCGGGAGCTCAAAAGCACCGGTGAGCTCGATTTCCCCAAATTTACCGGCGATCCTGACGATGCCTGGCTGCGCCTGATCTCTCGTGGGCTGAATCTGGACACCACGTTGCGGGTCAGTGTTTCCGGGCCGAAGGCCGAAGCCTGGCGTCAGGCACTGATTGGGCAGGGTGTGCGTACCGCCAGGATGGAAGCGGGTAGCGTCGAGGGCGCTGGCTTGCACATCGAACTGTTGCGATAA
- the pyrF gene encoding orotidine-5'-phosphate decarboxylase: MSACQTPIIVALDFPTRDAALKLADQLDPKLCRVKVGKELFTSCASEIVGTLRDKGFEVFLDLKFHDIPNTTAMAVKAAAEMGVWMVNVHCSGGLRMMAACREVLDQRTGPKPLLIGVTVLTSMEREDLAGIGLDIEPQEQVLRLAALAEKAGMDGLVCSALEAQALKSAHPSLQLVTPGIRPAGSAQDDQRRILTPRQALDAGSDYLVIGRPISQAADPAKALAAVVAELA, encoded by the coding sequence ATGTCCGCCTGCCAGACTCCTATCATCGTCGCCCTGGATTTTCCCACCCGTGACGCCGCACTGAAGCTGGCCGATCAGTTGGACCCGAAGCTGTGCCGGGTCAAAGTCGGTAAAGAACTGTTCACCAGCTGCGCTTCGGAAATCGTTGGCACCCTGCGTGACAAGGGTTTCGAAGTGTTCCTGGACCTCAAGTTCCATGACATCCCGAACACCACCGCCATGGCCGTCAAGGCGGCTGCTGAGATGGGCGTGTGGATGGTCAATGTGCACTGCTCCGGTGGTTTGCGCATGATGGCCGCGTGCCGCGAAGTGCTCGACCAGCGCACCGGTCCGAAACCACTGCTGATTGGCGTGACCGTGCTGACCAGCATGGAGCGTGAGGATCTGGCGGGTATCGGTCTGGATATCGAGCCGCAGGAGCAAGTGTTGCGCCTGGCCGCGTTGGCGGAAAAAGCCGGGATGGACGGTCTGGTGTGCTCGGCCCTGGAAGCCCAGGCCCTGAAATCGGCGCACCCGTCGCTGCAACTGGTGACTCCGGGGATTCGTCCGGCGGGCAGCGCCCAGGACGATCAGCGCCGCATTCTGACGCCGCGTCAGGCGCTGGATGCCGGTTCCGATTATCTGGTGATCGGCCGTCCGATCAGCCAGGCAGCGGACCCGGCCAAGGCGTTGGCAGCCGTAGTCGCCGAACTGGCCTGA
- a CDS encoding SDR family oxidoreductase: MSMTFSGQVAVVTGAANGIGRATAQAFAAEGLKVVVADLDAAGGEGTVALIRTAGGEATFVRCNVTLESDVKNLMDEVVNTYGRLDYAFNNAGIEIEKGKLAEGTVDEFDAIMGVNVKGVWLCMKYQLPLLLAQGGGAIVNTASVAGLGAAPKMSIYAASKHAVIGLTKSAAIEYAKKKIRVNAVCPAVIDTDMFRRAYEADPKKGEFANAMHPVGRIGKVEEIASAVLYLCSDGAAFTTGHSLAVDGGVTAF; the protein is encoded by the coding sequence ATGAGCATGACGTTTTCTGGCCAGGTCGCCGTGGTGACGGGCGCCGCCAATGGCATTGGCCGCGCGACCGCCCAGGCATTCGCTGCTGAAGGCTTGAAAGTGGTAGTGGCCGACCTGGATGCGGCGGGTGGTGAGGGCACGGTGGCGCTGATTCGTACCGCTGGCGGTGAAGCCACCTTCGTGCGCTGCAACGTCACGCTGGAAAGCGATGTAAAAAATCTGATGGACGAGGTGGTCAATACCTACGGCCGTCTCGACTATGCCTTCAACAATGCCGGCATCGAGATCGAGAAAGGCAAACTGGCCGAAGGCACGGTCGACGAGTTCGACGCGATCATGGGCGTCAACGTCAAAGGCGTCTGGTTGTGCATGAAGTACCAGTTGCCCTTACTGCTGGCCCAGGGCGGCGGTGCAATCGTCAATACCGCTTCGGTAGCCGGCCTCGGGGCTGCGCCGAAGATGAGCATTTACGCGGCGTCGAAACATGCGGTGATCGGCCTGACCAAATCGGCAGCCATCGAATACGCCAAGAAAAAGATTCGGGTGAACGCGGTGTGTCCGGCAGTGATCGACACCGACATGTTCCGCCGTGCCTATGAAGCCGACCCGAAGAAAGGCGAGTTCGCCAATGCCATGCACCCGGTTGGGCGCATCGGCAAGGTCGAGGAAATCGCCAGCGCGGTGCTGTACCTGTGCAGCGACGGCGCAGCGTTCACCACAGGGCATTCACTGGCGGTGGACGGTGGCGTCACGGCGTTCTGA
- a CDS encoding HAMP domain-containing sensor histidine kinase → MRARFDTLFGRLFGMLLVAIILAHLLAFFWFHYYGPPPPPPPPGFSENFDGQRPPMDPRFVNRPPRPWFGGPLVPLTFQLVSLIIAAWYGAKLLSRPIQRLSDAAERLSENLDSPPLDESGPREARRAAHTFNKMQQRIREQVQQRSRMLGAVSHDLRTPLSRLKLRLEQIDDNKLQGQMRQDLDDMIGMLDATLTYLHEQRTSEVLQWMDVQALVESLSENAQDQGADVLTSGHCAPLQVQPMALRSCINNLLDNALRYAGQAMITLEDTRETLVIRVIDHGPGIAADKREAVFEPFFRLEGSRNRNSGGVGLGMTIAREAAERLGGQLSLEETPGGGLTAVIRLPRA, encoded by the coding sequence ATGCGTGCGCGCTTCGATACGCTCTTCGGCCGCCTGTTTGGCATGCTGCTGGTGGCGATCATCCTGGCGCACTTGTTGGCGTTTTTCTGGTTTCACTATTACGGCCCGCCGCCGCCCCCTCCGCCGCCGGGGTTTTCCGAAAACTTCGACGGACAGCGCCCGCCGATGGACCCGCGCTTCGTAAATCGGCCACCGCGGCCGTGGTTCGGCGGCCCCTTGGTGCCGCTGACTTTTCAGCTGGTCTCGCTGATCATCGCCGCCTGGTACGGTGCCAAACTGCTGAGCCGGCCGATCCAGCGCCTGAGCGATGCTGCCGAGCGACTGAGCGAAAACCTCGACAGCCCGCCTCTGGATGAGTCCGGCCCACGGGAAGCACGGCGAGCGGCACACACCTTCAACAAGATGCAGCAACGCATTCGTGAACAAGTGCAGCAACGCTCGCGGATGCTTGGCGCCGTCTCCCACGACCTGCGCACGCCGCTGTCGCGGCTCAAGCTGCGACTGGAGCAGATCGACGACAACAAACTGCAAGGCCAGATGCGTCAGGATCTGGACGACATGATCGGCATGCTCGACGCCACGCTCACCTACCTGCACGAGCAGCGCACCAGTGAGGTCCTGCAGTGGATGGATGTGCAGGCGCTGGTCGAATCCCTGAGTGAAAACGCCCAGGACCAGGGCGCCGATGTTCTGACCAGTGGCCACTGCGCACCGTTGCAAGTGCAGCCGATGGCCTTGCGCTCGTGCATCAACAACCTGCTGGACAATGCCCTGCGTTATGCCGGGCAGGCAATGATTACGCTTGAAGACACGCGCGAAACCCTGGTGATCCGGGTCATCGACCATGGGCCGGGTATTGCGGCGGATAAACGTGAAGCGGTGTTCGAGCCGTTCTTTCGTCTGGAAGGTTCGCGCAACCGCAACTCCGGTGGCGTCGGGCTGGGCATGACCATCGCCCGCGAAGCGGCCGAACGCCTGGGTGGGCAGTTGAGCCTGGAAGAAACCCCCGGTGGTGGTTTGACAGCCGTGATTCGCCTGCCCCGAGCCTGA
- a CDS encoding glutathione S-transferase family protein: MIDLYTAATPNGHKVSIVLEELGLPYTVHALSFDKKEQKSEGFLKINPNGRIPAIVDRANGDFAVFESGAILIYLAELSGKLLPTDPKGRSVVLQWLMFQMGGIGPMQGQANVFFRYFPEKLQGAIDRYQHETRRLYEVLDTRLQAVEFLAGEYSIADIATYPWVRGHEWSGVEVDGLPALQRWMATMEARPAVQRGLLVPERIDDASIIKGAQAMLIR; encoded by the coding sequence ATGATAGATCTCTACACCGCTGCGACCCCGAATGGCCACAAGGTCTCTATCGTGCTCGAGGAACTCGGCCTGCCCTACACGGTGCACGCCTTGAGTTTCGACAAAAAGGAACAGAAGTCCGAGGGCTTCCTCAAGATCAATCCCAATGGCCGGATTCCGGCGATTGTCGACCGCGCCAACGGCGATTTCGCCGTGTTTGAATCCGGCGCGATCCTGATTTACCTGGCTGAACTGAGCGGCAAACTGCTGCCAACAGACCCCAAGGGGCGTTCAGTGGTCCTGCAATGGCTGATGTTCCAGATGGGTGGAATCGGCCCGATGCAAGGTCAGGCCAACGTGTTTTTCCGTTATTTCCCGGAGAAACTCCAGGGCGCCATCGATCGCTATCAACATGAAACCCGCCGCCTCTATGAAGTGCTCGACACGCGCCTGCAAGCCGTGGAGTTTCTGGCCGGTGAGTACAGCATTGCTGACATCGCCACTTATCCGTGGGTCCGTGGCCACGAGTGGTCGGGTGTCGAGGTCGACGGTTTGCCGGCCTTGCAGCGCTGGATGGCAACCATGGAGGCGCGTCCGGCGGTACAGCGCGGTTTGCTGGTGCCTGAGCGCATCGATGACGCCAGTATCATCAAGGGTGCCCAGGCCATGCTGATCCGATGA